The DNA segment GGACACTATACATTCTGCTAAGGGCAAGGGAGTTACATCGTTAATGGAAAAGTTGACTGAAGAATCCAAGAGCGCTATCAAGTGGTTGCAAACAGAATTCGATTTGAAACTAGATCTTCTTGCGCAATTGGGTGGCCACTCTGCTCCTAGAACCCATAGATCTTCTGGCAAACTACCACCAGGTTTCGAAATCGTGCAAGCACTATCAAAAAGACTAAAAGACATTTCCTCTAAAGATTCTAGTCTTATGCGAATTATGTTAAACAGTGAAGTAGTCGATATCGAGCTAGATAATCGAGGTCATGTTACTGGTGTAGTATATTTGGATAAGGAGGGAGGTCGCCAGATCCTAAAAGCACATCATGTCGTCTTTTGCTCCGGTGGATTCGGCtactcaaaagaaatgttGAGAGAACACTCACCAAATTTAGTGCACCTGCCAACTACTAATGGTAAACAGACAACAGGAGATGGACAAaagattctttcaaaattaggTGCTGAATTGATTGATATGGATCAAGTACAGGTTCATCCCACCGGTTTTATTGACCCGAATGACCGTAAAAATAACTGGAAATATTTGGCTGCGGAAGCATTGAGAGGCTTAGGTGGCATCCTATTACACCCAATCACTGGTAGAAGATTTACCAATGAATTGAGCACCAGAGACGCAGTGACTATGGAAATACAAGCCAAATGTccaaaaaatgataatagaGCTCTTTTGGTTATGAGTCACGAAGTCTACGAAAATTACACAAATAACATGAATTTTTACATGTCCAAAAATctgatcaagaaaatgacCATTAAAGATTTGGTCCAACATTATGATTTAAAAGTTACAGCCCCCGAATTAGTTGACGAACTGAAGAGTTATTCCGATGTTAATACTAAGGATGTATTTGATAGACCATTGATTATCAATGTCTTTGATAAAGATATTTCTGCCGAAGCAACTGTTTACGTTGGTGAAATTACACCCGTCGTCCATTTTACCATGGGTGGTGTGAAAATTAATGAGAACTCTCaggtaataaaaaaaaattcgaaTGATGTATTATCCAGCGGTATATTTGCTGCTGGTGAAGTTTCGGGTGGTGTTCACGGAGCAAATAGATTGGGTGGTTCTAGTTTGTTAGAGTGTGTTGTCTTCGGGAAGACGGCTGCACATAACATAGCGAAATTGTATTGAGTTTATAGGTAACTAAGaggcatttttttcaacatatTCTACGTTTGGACAGCTAACGCAACATAATCAGATAAcctttttgattttactttttataGCACAatgttgaaagatttttcgTTGAGGGCCATAGAATGTAATATTTATATCCGTTAATTGAGTGGGCTTCCGTGCTCATCACAACTCCCTTAGAATACGATATTCTACCAATACGGAGAGTCAGCGACCTTGAGGAAATTTCTTTGTGAGCAATGATATCGAAATCTTAACTAAGAAAGTCAATTTTATCACATAATATGATGTGAACCAAATATCatggtgttagaagattaCATAAAAATTGAGAAACAGGTTATCGAagttagtggaagctgaaatacaaggattgataatgtaataggataatgacagacaacatataaaatgacaataaaagcatatacagaattatgtagaattacgagttccatttattggattcctatatcctcgaggagaacttctagtatatctatgttggaataagtgattactactatacacctattcgtataaattggattaagttattgcaactatacgtcttcgtataaattgaagtagaaaaattctaataatagaatttaccgcagtaatgagataaagatctattaattgatcagaacttagtatataagaagatgagtcATCACTCAagtattatcatcaatgttccgaattatgtctgaaccattgggtttaatataaccaatcagcgtgtgttttatatacctctcttatatagattaagaatagtcgttccttcttaatctatataagagaggtatataaaacacacgctgattggttgtattaaaccaaaaggttcagacataaatcagagtgttgatgataagaatttagtgttaactcatcttcttatatactaagttctggacaattaatagacctttatcttattagtgcaggaaattctataattagaatttccctactccatttaaattggtatcaccataagaatgttagtattaatttactcaacatcattagtatcatgttaaagaatgttcgtcatcaactacaacaatttatatgaataaatgtatagtggtaatcacttattccaacaaaaactCCAATCCAGTTATAATCAGAAAGTTATCTAAATACATTGATAAATAGGTCTTCTTGGCAACaattttcaacaataaaAAGCGCAAGTGGTTTAGTGGTAAAATCCAACGTTGCCATCGTTGGGCCCCCGGTTCGATTCCGGGCTTGcgcattcttttttatcgTCAACCATTctccaaaaaaatgaaaatattaattATGAAAACTAATGAAACTATATAGGATTAATTAGAACCTAGCGGAGTTTATCTAAACAGCACCAAAAAAGTGCGAAGTGTTTGCATAGAAACTAGTTTTTAGAAAGGCACGGATCAGTAATAAATGTATCGAAGTAGAAACaaaccaaagaaagaaggcGAAAATGAAGTTAAGGGACCAAATTCTGCATTGACCCAATTTTTAAGAGAAGAGGGGATCAGCGctgaaaatatcaaacaaaaatggCATCAACGACAGTCGAAGAATCATGAGGAttcaataaatgaaaagaaagataaagCGGTGGATGATAACTTAACAGCGCAAATCCCGCAACAACTCGAAGAAGAACAGGTTGAAGATGTCGAAATAGGCAGTGGTACCAAGACAGGAAGAACAGATATTTCTTATGATGCTAGGATGAAATTGGTGCCTGTCGAtagtgatgaagaagaatatgaaacTAGCCGCTTATCAGATACCCTAGTTAGTTTAACCCCTACTAAGAACCCCGAATTATTGGCTAAAAAAAGGCAGAATAGTGCAAGAATTATACAAAAACGTCGTAAAAAACGTAAGAGAGCCGCCAATTTGCTAGATAGACGCGTTAATAGAGTCTCTAGCTTACAAAGTCTTTGTATTACACAAATCAGTGAAAACATCTCGAAGTGGCAGGAACAGAGTGATGAGTCATCGAAACAGGTCTATAATAGACTGAGAGATGTGCTCGGTGGTGTATCCACTGCTAACTTAAACAATTTAGCAAAGGCATTATCAAAGAATAGGGCCTTAAATGACCATACTTTGCAACTTTTCTTAAAGACGGATCTAACGGAGTTGACTTTCAATGATTGCTCTAAGATTTCGTTCGATGGTTACAAAACGCTAGCGATTTTTTCACCACATCTTACCTCGTTGTCCTTACAAATGTGTGGGCAGCTAAACAATGAATCATTACTTTACATTGCTGAAAAGTTACCGAACTTGAAATCAATAAATTTGGATGGTCCTTTTCTTATCAATGAGGGCACTTGGAAGACGTTTTTTGCAATTATGAAAGATAGATTAGAAGAGTTTCATATTTCTAATACACACCGCTTCACGGATCAATCATTATCTAATTTGTTAATTAATTGCAGCTCCACCTTAGTTTCCTTAGGGTTATCCAGGCTCGATTCTGTGTCAAACTACGCTTTACTGCCGCAATATCTACTCAATAACGGTTTTCACACTCTTTGTATTGAATATCCattcaatgaagaagatgtgAATGACGAGATTATCATAAATTTGTTGGGTCAAGTTGGGCGCACGTTACGGAAGTTAGTCTTGAATGGCTGCCTTGACTTGACAGATTCAATGGTGGTTAACGGTCTCACTGCATTCATCCCCGAAAAATGTCAACTGGAGGTATTGAGTTTAGAAGAATCGGATCAGATAACAACAGACTCACTCgtgtattttttcaacaaagtaAAACTGAATAATCTAAAAGAATGCAGCTTCAGAAGATGTTTACAATTGGGTGATATGGCAATAattaatttattatttaacGGAGCAAGAGATAGCCTAAGAAGCTTGAGCCTCAATTCCTTAAAAGAGCTAACTACGAATGCATTTGTGACACTGAAATGCCCTAATTTGACATATATAGATCTCGGCTTTGTGCGCTGTGTGGATGACTCTGTGATCGAACTATTAGTAGACCAAAATCCAAACCTTACTGTAATTGATGTGTTCGGAGATAATCTAGTTACTGAAAGGGCGATAACAAGACCTGGACTTGAACTAATAGGGAGACAGAGTGatagtatataagagaaaataaatacCTAGGTTTGGCATTGTATGTAAAGGAAAACTCAATTCATCTGTTTTCTTATTGTATTTCCCGTGTCTTTTAGTTTAGACATTATTTTAATATGCGGACTTTTTATTGCATCTCGCGAAGAGTAAATAAACAGCCTTAAACTAAGTATAGATTCATGTGTTCAGCACAcataaaaggaaaacagCGAGAAGCtgaagaaaggaaaacgttagaaattttctgaaatataagggtttttttttttgctatgTCAATTAGGCCTCTCAATCTAGCCAGTTTAGATGAGCCAGAAACTTCCTTTGAAGAGCTTAATACAACGCTACCTCGATTTCAATCACATGAAACATTTGCACCGGAAGACAGCGCGCAACCATTGAGTACATCAACGTATATACCGACTCCATCATCAGTGGGAACTTCTGATACTGGTACAGTTTTCTCTAACAGTGCTGATGCGCTTTGGTCTAACAGACAAGGGGAGGATGATCAAGACATGGAGGTAGAtcatgatgatgaatttttgaacgaCTTCCAggaatttcaaaataaaaaggatGACTTTGACGATGCCataaaaacaaactttCATTTAAGAAACAGATTTGGAGTCACGCCGTTTAAGAACGAGGATTTTGCAGAAGAGTTTAACAGGAAACTGAGCTTTGGAGATAAACCTAAGCTTAAGCAACCTAGATCAATGATGGAATTGaaaccaaaaagaaaattatcgAATAATGTATCTTCAAGAAACTCAAGAACTGTTAATTCTGTCAGGTTTAAAAAGTCCATGCCAAACTTACCTTTAGCCAATCTAGTGATTAAAGAGGAAGACAATGAAGAACAGGACAGGGAGGAACAGCGAAGGTTTGATtacaaagatgatgatgatgatacaCAAGAAACTATATTGGCGAAATTTAgttctgatgatgaaggtGGCTTTCTAACGGGATTTGAAGGGCTAGAGGGTGAAGCAATTGATGAAACAACTTCGCCGAATGATAAAGAGAGCGTCAACCACCCTCctttcttgaaaagaaagtctaCTTCATCATTGCCCTTAAAGATATCACCTGCACAATATGATATAGTCAAACATGACGAACTATTAACTCCGGGCCTTCATAGACGACAACGAGAATGGAACACTCAGCAGGAATTGGACTCTTTTAGGGAGGAAGAACCAATAAGACACTTTTCCAGCCAAAATGTGCAACTTAACGGACCTGctaaaataaaaacgaTAAAACAGCAGATTGACCATAATACTCCAATGAAGAAAGGTTCCATGATATACAACCCAAAAACTATGAAATGGGAAGGAAATGAGAATGTTTTGAACAGGTTCAGCGATGTAGACGCGGTAAATAGAAAAGCTCtgttaataaaaaataagcTCCAACGAAATGTAGATGATTATActaagaagaagaaatatccTGATTTACAGCAGGCAAGAACCGCTTccagaaatcaaaaagtcGTTGGCAACATGGTTCTTGATGAACAAAACCTAAGATGGGTTAGCGtttcagaagatgaaacaGATCCTTTTGCAGGCATTCCTGAGATAAATTTGCCACCAGTTGGAAAAACCATGAAGAAACGCAGTTCCTCTCCATTTTTGCGTTCTCATAGCCAAGTTAGTCCGccattgttttcaaatgaCAGTAACGGCGGTTATCAAAATACCACAGCTCAAGCAAGACTTAGGAAATACCATTCAATGAGGACTCTTAACGGTTCAGCCAATAGTTTAGAATTGAATCCGATTTTCCATTTGAGTTCAACGGCATTAGAAAGAATTTATCACGAAGAGAACAGGTGGTGCAGAAAATTGGCTTCATGGTTCATACCGCGAGATGAGACCATAATCGGTGTGGAGGAAGAAACTATTATGGATGAAAGTACGATTAATGGCAAGAGAAAATCTTACATGTACGAAATTAGGAACATGGTGATCAATTCCACAAAAGATTAACCTTCAACCTTCCTATGATTGTCCTTCTATCGTTAGCTTGAATAACAGTTACCTTGTATTCCAAAATTAGATCTTTTGATCATACCAACTTTTTGCTGGCATTTCGCGTCtattagaaaaagaaatgttggaaaaaaatcgGACAGATGTTTCAAATTAAACTAAACCACCAGGGACGCAACAGCATTCCTgatataaagaatattttcagGTTAATAAGACAGATATCTATGAATTGTCAAGCAAAGACTGTAAACATCTCATGAAAGCTTGACCAGTGGAAAGGAGCACCGAAGATGTTTAATCATGATTGGAAGTACTCCATCAATTCAAAGACATTCTCTGATCTAAACATTGAATTATTTCGAAACTACAAGTTCAAAACCGTTTTAAACTATATAATAGGCATAGTAGGGTGGAATGGATTGAAAGTGGCTCTTTTTGTATCAGACGTTTACACATGTATCAAACTACTGGCATTCGACTCGTGGTCAAATAACGTCATCAAGCCATACTTATCGTTCAAAATATCCAAATGGTTGTTTAGTGGTTGTATTTTAGCATCTATTGTACTATTGATATGGGAAGTCATAGCAGGAATGAGAATCTACAGGACAGGAAACATCTCATTGACATACgtgaatattttttccagAAATCTAAACTCAGTACTTAATTATTCCAAGTTTTGTGTTTATAATTTTATCGAACGAAAAGGTTTTCGACAAAAAATGactttttttactttctttcaaCTAAAAGATTGTATTAGGCTAATTTTCACAGATACTCCAAGGCAAGTTATCAATGGCCTTACATTATGGTCCGTCCTCGTAACAGTTAATAAAAACGACGACTTGGGGGATCTGGAATCATTTACGGGTTTaatcaacaaaataaaaaatattggcCAGACGAATCATGAGGAAGCGGTGATATTGTCGCTTATGTTATTTTCGTTCATTCTTTGGGCATTGTTTGTGTTCAAGTTCTTCCTTGCTATCATTTGCtctatttttgtttattataGAATAATCAATGATCAACAATACAGTGGTTTGCGTGAATATATTTGTGTTACCGTCAGCGAAAATATTGACGAACTTGTTGAAAGgcaaaggaaaaaggaaaatgataatacgATTTATAAGTCAGGTCTTCTTGAGTCTCAAACTTTTAATGATTTCAACGAGCTTGAAAGTAAAGTCGAATCAGCTTTTAATGAGACATCATATACTTCCAATAATGATTCTACGATCGAACTGATAGAGAGAGGACCCGAAAGCATAAGCCAAGATGCATATGGGCCTATTCTaacaatgaagaagacaGAAACAATGGAGTCTATCGTCGACAACGGTAATCTACAACATGTAACTAGATTTTCTGCAATTTTGGACTCTTCACATATGAATAGCTATAATGACAAAAACATAAAGATAACGGAAGAGCAAACCAGGAATGTTATAGATATTTCGAAATACAAGAATCTGCCTTTAGGGAATTTTAGTCAAAATTCTTCCACTATCAAGTTATTAGAATCTACACCCTCTAGGGAATTTCACAAGCCGTCAGATTCAAAACTGAATATAACGAGCAACTTTAGTAGACCCAGACCACCTAGCATACAGACAAGCGGGTCGGTGAATCTAAATGCCGCTCCAAAGGATTATGGGAGGGTATATACCCCGATGAAAGCGCATTTCAGGGAAGCTGATCTTCCGAGAAAGGGTTTGCTAGAAGATGAAGGTTGTGCAAATTATTATACTTAAAAGGCAGCTTAAACCCTTTATATATTTCAGTTAAAAAAACATAAGTAAAAGGAGCTATTAGCAGGCTACTGACCGGAAATAACACCTCTTTGTAACACTAGTTGAATGTATTCTCAATAATACCTTCTTTTGGTACAATAGTACATATTGCACTAACAACCAGTTTCGACTTTTCTCTGCCTATTTGCTCAGGTGAAGGAGATGAATGGACCAAGGATGGATTCATAGAGTGTAAGTTTGCGGAATAAAATTAATTCACTGAATCCGCTGTAAAAAAACAGCTTTATACGTGAGATTTAATGATTTACTATTTGCAGTAGTTCAACCAAAAAGGTTCCGTTGGCGTAATGGTAACGCGTCTCCCTCCTAAGGAGAAGACTGCGGGTTCGAGTCCCGTACGGAacgttttatttttttttttttcattcaatcCTGctactgaaaaaatcaagataAAATGAAGCTTGCTTGCGATGAGATAAGTCTAACCTTTGTAAAAGTGCTGGCGAGCTAATAAGTAACCAGGTAATACAcaatttttatcaatataGAAACTACCAAAACAGAATGGTTTTAACTTTGGTTAAATGTGGTATATGTCATGAGGGTGATGGCAAATATAAATGTCCTAAGTGTGCAGTACGATACTGTTCTCTAAAATGCTATAAAGATGCTGAAAGGCATGTTCATACGGAAAGTGCAGAGCTGGAAGTTGGTGCAGAAGATAGTGCTGAGGTCATAAACAAATGTAGTTCAACGATAAGCAATACATCcgcaataaaaaaatctttaaaGACAAAGGCATTTGATGACGTGTATCAAGATAGTGCCCAGTTGCAAGAGCTGTTGAAGTACAATACGGTGAAGTTTCATCTAACAAAggtttatagaattttaTCTAGTAGCGGTAGTGATGGGAGTTCCGGAAAAATGAATAGTGACTTACAGAAAGAGTTGGCTGTCAATTATCTGAATACGTTGCGTTATGGTGGTATACATTATAATGAAGCCATCGAGGAATTTTGTCAAATTTTATTAGATAGATTAAAAGAG comes from the Saccharomyces mikatae IFO 1815 strain IFO1815 genome assembly, chromosome: 10 genome and includes:
- the OSM1 gene encoding fumarate reductase (similar to Saccharomyces cerevisiae YEL047C and OSM1 (YJR051W); ancestral locus Anc_1.490), which encodes MIRSVRRVFIYVSIFVLIIILKRVLSSTDQMSGKHPVVVIGSGLAGLTTSNRLISKYKIPVVLLDKAASIGGNSIKASSGINGAHTDTQQNLKVMDTPELFLKDTIHSAKGKGVTSLMEKLTEESKSAIKWLQTEFDLKLDLLAQLGGHSAPRTHRSSGKLPPGFEIVQALSKRLKDISSKDSSLMRIMLNSEVVDIELDNRGHVTGVVYLDKEGGRQILKAHHVVFCSGGFGYSKEMLREHSPNLVHLPTTNGKQTTGDGQKILSKLGAELIDMDQVQVHPTGFIDPNDRKNNWKYLAAEALRGLGGILLHPITGRRFTNELSTRDAVTMEIQAKCPKNDNRALLVMSHEVYENYTNNMNFYMSKNLIKKMTIKDLVQHYDLKVTAPELVDELKSYSDVNTKDVFDRPLIINVFDKDISAEATVYVGEITPVVHFTMGGVKINENSQVIKKNSNDVLSSGIFAAGEVSGGVHGANRLGGSSLLECVVFGKTAAHNIAKLY
- the HIT1 gene encoding Hit1p (similar to Saccharomyces cerevisiae HIT1 (YJR055W); ancestral locus Anc_1.499) is translated as MVLTLVKCGICHEGDGKYKCPKCAVRYCSLKCYKDAERHVHTESAELEVGAEDSAEVINKCSSTISNTSAIKKSLKTKAFDDVYQDSAQLQELLKYNTVKFHLTKVYRILSSSGSDGSSGKMNSDLQKELAVNYLNTLRYGGIHYNEAIEEFCQILLDRLKEIGE
- the BFA1 gene encoding Bfa1p (similar to Saccharomyces cerevisiae BFA1 (YJR053W); ancestral locus Anc_1.494), which gives rise to MSIRPLNLASLDEPETSFEELNTTLPRFQSHETFAPEDSAQPLSTSTYIPTPSSVGTSDTGTVFSNSADALWSNRQGEDDQDMEVDHDDEFLNDFQEFQNKKDDFDDAIKTNFHLRNRFGVTPFKNEDFAEEFNRKLSFGDKPKLKQPRSMMELKPKRKLSNNVSSRNSRTVNSVRFKKSMPNLPLANLVIKEEDNEEQDREEQRRFDYKDDDDDTQETILAKFSSDDEGGFLTGFEGLEGEAIDETTSPNDKESVNHPPFLKRKSTSSLPLKISPAQYDIVKHDELLTPGLHRRQREWNTQQELDSFREEEPIRHFSSQNVQLNGPAKIKTIKQQIDHNTPMKKGSMIYNPKTMKWEGNENVLNRFSDVDAVNRKALLIKNKLQRNVDDYTKKKKYPDLQQARTASRNQKVVGNMVLDEQNLRWVSVSEDETDPFAGIPEINLPPVGKTMKKRSSSPFLRSHSQVSPPLFSNDSNGGYQNTTAQARLRKYHSMRTLNGSANSLELNPIFHLSSTALERIYHEENRWCRKLASWFIPRDETIIGVEEETIMDESTINGKRKSYMYEIRNMVINSTKD
- the RAD7 gene encoding UV-damaged DNA-binding protein RAD7 (similar to Saccharomyces cerevisiae RAD7 (YJR052W); ancestral locus Anc_1.492), with amino-acid sequence MYRSRNKPKKEGENEVKGPNSALTQFLREEGISAENIKQKWHQRQSKNHEDSINEKKDKAVDDNLTAQIPQQLEEEQVEDVEIGSGTKTGRTDISYDARMKLVPVDSDEEEYETSRLSDTLVSLTPTKNPELLAKKRQNSARIIQKRRKKRKRAANLLDRRVNRVSSLQSLCITQISENISKWQEQSDESSKQVYNRLRDVLGGVSTANLNNLAKALSKNRALNDHTLQLFLKTDLTELTFNDCSKISFDGYKTLAIFSPHLTSLSLQMCGQLNNESLLYIAEKLPNLKSINLDGPFLINEGTWKTFFAIMKDRLEEFHISNTHRFTDQSLSNLLINCSSTLVSLGLSRLDSVSNYALLPQYLLNNGFHTLCIEYPFNEEDVNDEIIINLLGQVGRTLRKLVLNGCLDLTDSMVVNGLTAFIPEKCQLEVLSLEESDQITTDSLVYFFNKVKLNNLKECSFRRCLQLGDMAIINLLFNGARDSLRSLSLNSLKELTTNAFVTLKCPNLTYIDLGFVRCVDDSVIELLVDQNPNLTVIDVFGDNLVTERAITRPGLELIGRQSDSI
- the KCH1 gene encoding Kch1p (similar to Saccharomyces cerevisiae YJR054W and PRM6 (YML047C); ancestral locus Anc_1.495), whose amino-acid sequence is MFNHDWKYSINSKTFSDLNIELFRNYKFKTVLNYIIGIVGWNGLKVALFVSDVYTCIKLLAFDSWSNNVIKPYLSFKISKWLFSGCILASIVLLIWEVIAGMRIYRTGNISLTYVNIFSRNLNSVLNYSKFCVYNFIERKGFRQKMTFFTFFQLKDCIRLIFTDTPRQVINGLTLWSVLVTVNKNDDLGDLESFTGLINKIKNIGQTNHEEAVILSLMLFSFILWALFVFKFFLAIICSIFVYYRIINDQQYSGLREYICVTVSENIDELVERQRKKENDNTIYKSGLLESQTFNDFNELESKVESAFNETSYTSNNDSTIELIERGPESISQDAYGPILTMKKTETMESIVDNGNLQHVTRFSAILDSSHMNSYNDKNIKITEEQTRNVIDISKYKNLPLGNFSQNSSTIKLLESTPSREFHKPSDSKLNITSNFSRPRPPSIQTSGSVNLNAAPKDYGRVYTPMKAHFREADLPRKGLLEDEGCANYYT